The genomic interval TGTACCTCTACGTTCTTTGACAAATAGGCTAACTAGCCAATCGTATGTTAAAACGCCCAGCCTAATTCCAATCGCGGAAGCGAAAATGATGGCACTAAGTTCTAGAATGCCGTGTGGTAAAATGCCGGTCAAAAAGATTTTGAGCGGACTAATCCCACTTACTGCATACATTTTAAGCAGAAATCCAAGCAGCAAACCGTTTGTGATTAATCCCATAGCAGGATATAGGCCAAAGAAAAAAATCCCAAGACCGATCATACTAAACGCCGCCATTACATTATTTTCAAAAATAACCCAAAACGTATAAAGCGGATTATTCGCTGCTCCAATATCGCGTGCAATGCGCTCGATACTCTCCATCATCTGCTTGACAAGCTGCTTGATCGTCTCTGCATTAGTATAACCCAATACAATCCCGAGCAGCATAAGCACGGCAGCGATCCATACATAGCGTTTATTCTCACGGACAATACTCCCTAGTCTACGTACCATTTACCTGTTGTTCCCCTTTCCTAAGCAGCTTCCCCTTCTTGCATCATATCATAAATTCTTTTCTCGATATTCCTTTTATTCTACAAGCATATCCTTGTCTCACCTGCATACATATGTAATGGACAAGGATGAATCCTGTTAGGAGGTGTAATTTTGTTTTGGATTGTAAACGCCAGA from Aneurinibacillus sp. REN35 carries:
- a CDS encoding stage II sporulation protein M translates to MVRRLGSIVRENKRYVWIAAVLMLLGIVLGYTNAETIKQLVKQMMESIERIARDIGAANNPLYTFWVIFENNVMAAFSMIGLGIFFFGLYPAMGLITNGLLLGFLLKMYAVSGISPLKIFLTGILPHGILELSAIIFASAIGIRLGVLTYDWLVSLFVKERRGTTKANFSKLLRDLPLIVGSVVVMLFLAAVIESTITPMLIQSFMGQEMEMMKQVFK